The proteins below are encoded in one region of Ostrinia nubilalis chromosome 3, ilOstNubi1.1, whole genome shotgun sequence:
- the LOC135087595 gene encoding protein-glucosylgalactosylhydroxylysine glucosidase — protein MWQFLARNKQVAAMLGVLGVAAIVVIVLSTKGSSHYLVENQPEETDDISNDPHIFSTYTLPGEDRFMPSIGNGHVATNIFSDTVYMNGLYNGRKGVSRRARIPGYANIRLNSTLTHFPFKPVYSLDTRDGVFKVRVDRDRSIVTQRIYAHRFYTRAIVNQIQVVSKPHVDPNFMHHEIWIAVKLMPGPTSNDITFEDPIPEIYDGRTIWSSCGQTKETEDPSYQPLPVDVCVYWTSVPDHLVVPQHGSRVFTFAMTVDNNKTIAREELLQVLQEDGEELYQKHVEPWHQLYYQSGFDIEGNLNLSKIVNGIWYYFLSSLPSEESHQPLNRYFGLSPTGLARGGTFDDYEGHNFWDTEMWMFPSILLMYPQYAKILLQYRLDNAYVAAQLAKLTGNKGYRYPWESAYTGVEVTQPCCPEVAEFQQHITGCISFAVRQYLATTRDEDWLKHGGCSIVTNIADFWASRAVINYNTGLYDIANVMGPDEDHSNITNSAFTNVVAGYSLYLAQYVACLCKSYYMAKDPDHWADIAWSLSLPYNEELDYHPQFQGYRRGESIKQADVVLLGFPLQYPMNRTTRVNDLSYYESVTRGSGPAMTWSMHTIGHLDLEDNLRAAQLFNKSYLGYVREPFKVWTELRRPNVGAVNFFTGMGGFLQTLVFGYAGVRVHLDRLEITRPQLPPEATKFRVRGIKYLGSNLTLEIEVKSTSLTVNSLDEGSPLVFYNGRYNVTLLPGMTVTLSGKGPFTIRASQWKDCKLPDDTIGQNYLRPFDS, from the exons ATTACCAGGTGAAGACCGCTTTATGCCCTCCATAGGAAATGGGCATGTAGCCACCAACATCTTTAGTGATACTGTCTATATGAATGGCCTGTACAATGGCCGTAAGGGCGTAAGTCGCCGAGCCAGAATACCTGGCTACGCCAACATTCGTTTAAACTCTACATTGACCCATTTTCCTTTTAAGCCAGTTTATAGTTTAGACACAAGAGACGGCGTTTTCAAGGTTCGCGTAGACAGAGACAGATCAATTGTTACCCAAAGGATATACGCTCATAGGTTTTATACCAGAGCTATAGTGAATCAAATTCAAGTAGTCTCTAAGCCCCATGTCG ATCCTAACTTTATGCACCACGAGATCTGGATAGCCGTAAAACTAATGCCTGGACCTACAAGCAATGATATAACATTTGAGGACCCGATTCCCGAAATATACGATGGCCGAACTATATGGAGTTCCTGTGGGCAAACGAAAGAGACCGAGGATCCTTCATACCAGCCACTCCCTGTGGATGTTTGTGTTTATTGGACATCAGTGCCAGACCATCTGGTGGTCCCACAGCATGGATCCAGGGTATTCACGTTTGCGATGACTGTGGACAATAACAAAACAATCGCTAGGGAAGAGCTACTACAAG TATTGCAGGAGGATGGCGAAGAGTTGTACCAGAAGCATGTGGAACCTTGGCATCAGTTGTACTACCAGTCTGGGTTTGACATCGAGGGAAATCTGAATCTG TCCAAAATAGTCAACGGGATCTGGTACTATTTCCTGAGCTCGCTACCTTCGGAGGAATCTCATCAACCTTTGAACCGGTACTTCGGATTGAGTCCTACAGGACTCGCTAGAGGTGGCACCTTTGATGACTATGAAG GACACAACTTCTGGGACACTGAAATGTGGATGTTCCCCTCGATTCTCCTGATGTATCCTCAATACGCGAAGATTCTGCTGCAGTATCGGCTAGACAACGCGTATGTGGCTGCACAGCTCGCTAAATTAACGGGGAACAAAGGTTACAg ATACCCATGGGAAAGCGCCTACACAGGCGTGGAGGTGACTCAACCATGCTGTCCTGAAGTGGCCGAGTTTCAGCAGCACATCACAGGGTGCATCTCCTTCGCAGTACGACAGTATTTAGCCACTACAAGAGACGAGGATTGGCTGAAG CACGGTGGCTGTTCAATAGTTACCAACATTGCTGACTTTTGGGCATCACGAGCAGTTATCAACTATAACACAGGACTCTACGACATTGCGA ATGTGATGGGCCCAGATGAAGATCACAGCAATATTACCAATTCTGCATTCACAAACGTAGTCGCTGGATATTCACTATATTTGGCGCA ATACGTCGCATGCCTTTGCAAGTCCTACTACATGGCGAAAGACCCGGACCACTGGGCGGACATCGCGTGGAGCCTCTCGCTACCCTACAACGAGGAGTTGGACTACCACCCGCAGTTCCAAGGATATCGAAGAGGGGAGAGCATCAAGCAAGCTGATGTGGTGCTTCTGGGATTCCCCTTACAGTATCCGATGAACAG GACTACCAGAGTCAACGATCTTTCATACTACGAGTCGGTAACGCGTGGCAGTGGGCCCGCTATGACGTGGAGCATGCACACCATTGGACACTTGGACTTGGAAGACAACCTGAGGGCAGCTCAACTGTTCAATAAGAGCTATTTGGGATATGTGAGAGAACCATTTAAG GTGTGGACCGAGCTTCGCAGACCCAATGTTGGGGCCGTGAATTTCTTCACGGGGATGGGGGGTTTCTTACAGACTCTAGTCTTTGGTTACGCGGGGGTACGAGTCCATCTGGATAGACTCGAGATCACCAGGCCTCAATTGCCTCCTGAGGCCACCAAGTTTAGGGTCCGAG GCATAAAATACCTCGGCTCAAACCTGACGCTAGAAATCGAAGTTAAGAGCACTTCACTGACAGTGAATTCTCTGGACGAAGGATCACCTTTGGTGTTCTACAACGGCCGGTACAACGTGACACTGCTGCCTGGAATGACAG TGACTCTATCCGGCAAGGGTCCGTTCACGATCCGCGCTTCTCAATGGAAGGACTGCAAGCTGCCCGACGATACTATAGGACAAAACTACTTGCGACCTTTTGATTCTTAG